Below is a genomic region from Salvelinus sp. IW2-2015 linkage group LG18, ASM291031v2, whole genome shotgun sequence.
ctatttttttttgtgtgtgtccttAAGGAGTACCTGGACACGCAAAGGAGTCGACATattcctcccaccctctccctgGAACAGACCTTGGTGCCCACCATCATCGATGCACagtatgtacacatacacactgtctTTTGGACCAGGCCTACGTGATTCCATTGGATTTAATTGAACTTTATTCCCAAGTGGGAAGTAAATATGTTCAAAGGCGTACATACCaccacatcataaaacatttaacatTCACATTACGGACATAGTGCTGATTCCATGTATTTTTACTAAATGTTATTCTGTTTTCAAGTGAAACTCAATACCTTGCTCTTGTCAAAGCTTTTAgaattgatttgtgtgtgtgtgttctgataatttttatttttttcccaccCCCTCCCTTTGTGTGTTGGTTCAGGCCGGATCAGGCCCAGTTTGAGGGCGAGCAGGAGGAGCAGCCCAACTCCAGGGACCTGTCGGACGAACCCTGGAGAAGACAGGTCATCGCCAACCTGGCCAAGCACGTGCTCTTCAGTAAGTAACAATAACACCCCCTCTTATAGGCCTCAGTCCTATGTTGGTCTTGTGTGGCTGAGTCGGTAAGAGCACGAGGCTAGCAACACCACAGTGGCAGTTTCAGTTCCTGCAGGGATCACAAACGCATACAAAAGAATGTATGCACTTTATTATAGTCCGAGCGTAGTCATTTATTGAAGCTACTCTCCACGTGCACCGTCAGTGGGGCCACCAACGAAAAGCGTAAGCAAATGATGGTTCAATTGCATCCCATGACACTTTCAGATACAGATAATTGGTTTAGAGTAGCGCACTCTTCAGCCCACGACTTTGTCTAGAGTAAGGGCATTTTCTTCatccaatttattttattttattaatataaCACGTGTACTTATGTACCTGTAAAATGTGTGCATTTGTAAAAAGTATATTTCCTGTGTTATTCATATGATCTCCACTTATCTAGTCCCCCTCATTTGTTCTCTTGTTATCTGCTTACTGCACTTTGACTTTCCTTATCACTCCTCTTTCCAAGAGCACCCCCTTTTTTACTAAACAAATCCTTATACTTAGAATCTATACTGAAGGATATGACCTTAGAACTTCATTTTTCATGATCCCCCGACAACAATCTGCTTTGTGCTGTGGTCTGAAAACAAACCGGTTCTCCCTAGCTTCATTCAGGGGCATTCTCCTCAGCTAGTCCTATtcgtgtcagccaatcagctgctACGGAGCCATATGGCATGTTGTTTTCAGCCAATCCCAGCGAGGGGAGGATAGAGGATCTGGTCAGAGGTGGAATTGCAGTATCAGTGGCTGCAGTTGTAAATGTTTTACACCCAAGCTGACATTCAACCCAAGATTAGGCACGAAAGACACCCTCTTTGCGGTCAGATTGTACTGTATtatttaaattatgttttttgtaAACCCACACACTCTCTTGCTCTTTCCCTRTTGCGTCTAGTTCTCTCCCTCACGTCTAATTATCTCTGTCGCTTTCGCTCTCACCCTCTTTATCATGTTCAGCCTATTCCCAGTCCTCTTATCTTGTACCCTTTTTTTGTCCCTTTTTTTCTTAGAACAATATAGAAATCACAAACCCTAggcaaatataacacattttccaCCTTTTTATAGAGCTCCATCTCACTTCAAGAAGTGACATCTCATCTACTTAGTTGAGAGTTCAAAAGGACTAATTTCACAAGGGCCCGTATCCAGTGTCTCAGCGTAGGAGTACTGTTCTAAGATCAGGTCCCCATGTCCATGAAattgtattcattatgatctaaaaggccagGCTGATCCTAgcttaacacccctactctgagacgctttaggAATACAGGCCCTGACCCGTCTTAGCGCCAGCTGACACTGTCATGTTATTTAGAGACAGTCGCTCACTGTTTACtgtcctttctttctctcggtcATCCATCTGGGCTTCCTGACTGTGACCCTGGTCAGATAACATGTCATCTCTGTTTCCCCTCCCACAGCGGCTAACAAGTCCTCAGCGGTCATGTCcacccacattgtagcctgtctGCTcctttacagacacagacaggtaaGCAGGCCTACTTTTCACAAGATCCAACGATCACTTTTTGATTCAAGGCCTTGCATTAAAGTAATTGATCCCCATTCACGGTTTGATGCGCTTAACGCTTAACTCCCTGTTAACAGACGTTAACGACAATAATTTGAATCTGCCTTGACTGTTTATTGGCTCTTCCCAATTTGAGGCCCCTGAGTCATAACCCACATCGAGATGAGCCCATCGTTTCAGATTTGAATTTTGTCTTTGTTGATTTTATGTAAAAAAGGAATTACTCCTAGCTGGGTATGATGATGTCATAATGTGGATTTTACCCTTTTAAGTTGTCGATAAAATTACACATTGCTACTCAAAGTATAATTGGTATTAGTGCTTAATTATCCTCAGTTTGAATGAACTTTGTGGAAGTATTATTTTTTTCACCACGTCTGTGTCTCCCCTTTTCTCCAGGGGGTTGCGCTGTCTAAGCTGGTGGAGGACTTCTTCAACATGAAGGAGGAGATCCTGTCGCGGGACTTTGACCTGGGCTTCTCCGGCAACTCCGAGGACGTGGTCATGCACGCTCTCCACCTCCTGGACAACTGTGTCAACGTGACCAGCACCAACCGCAACACYGAGTTCACCATCGCCCCGAGCAAAACGGTGCCGGCGCTGTTCGAGCTCAACTTCTACAGCAACGGCCTCTTCCATGTCTTTATCTCGGACGCCATCATAGGTACTGACACCGCACATTGTACTCCGCCGCTGTGTTTTGACATAGGGAAACGTGTTGAGTGAAATAAAGTACACCAATTCATCCGTGTTTCCTAATTGTGTGTTTTGCGGCCAGTCCCTTTTGGGTTCTGTTcagatttcttatttttttttgtagaaaGTTTTGCAGACATGACTTAATATATTGAATTGCCTCCActaatgtacatttattttcatcaatgtctCAACACCGGTTTAATTTTGTTGTCTCACCATCCATTCTGTGTCccctttttttgttgtaatttaaaaaaaatgttgcccTCTCAGCATGCAGTGCTCTGGCATTGCTACGGGAACAGGCGGCATCTGAGGTGGAGGGGGAGCAGGGCGGGCCCAGCATCCTCCTCAGTCAGGAGAGACTGATCCGGAAGGCCGCTGGTCTCTCCCACTTCCTCACCAACGAAGTGGCGGTTGCACCGGTCAGTCACATTTTCCACCCCCCCCAGTACACCTATCCCGTGCACTTAACAACCTTGTAACATTCTGTGCATGTGTTAGTTTACACACACAACTTCTTGAACAGCCACTCCGTTTTAGTTATTCTCTCGCAATCTTGTTCAAAATGTGTACATAGTAAAATTACACCCCAAAACTATTTTGGTATTTCTTTCATTAGTCCGCTGTTGATGTAGTCCAAAAATGTTTRGCATTTCAGCGATCAACTTATAAAGAAATATAACTTGTATgtcttgattgctgacatgcaaaacattttgggactatatcaacaatggactatcGAAACAAATACCAAGTTTTCCTTTAAGTGCTAAATGGAAGAGYTGAGACTGCTTGTGCAGTATTTTTGTTCTGCCAAACCGGTGTTTTCTACCATTTTAATAGAACTATGATCTAACTGCACCCCCTAGCGGGGAAGATAAAGCACTTTCCTTGAGCCAGGAGTAGGCTTTGGTGGTATACCTGGGTATTTGGAAAtggccacaggatggtttttcaataccatcaaaacaacaatttatttttGAATTATTATAAAAAWWAAAAAAAGTGAATATttttagctactttttaagttaaTACCTGTAGTCAACTTGTGTAATACCTTAGAAGATCAAGCAGATtgcattcttcatttcacctgtcacattagtTCACGTTATGAAGCTTAACYTAGTTCCCCAGGacagttgagccagtcaagtgtttgtttgtaaatggcaCAACGGAAGAAAGAGGGAGCTGCTATTTGGTTGAACTTTCTTGTAAgctaagtaagtggctgaattaataaggagaCGGCACATCCAATTAGTGTRAGCTTTCTGCTGTGTTTGAGAATTCAAAGCTCTTTGGYtgagttatctgtacagctgccactgctattttgatttccttgcattttctctctctcatctctgttctcGGCCCTTCTCCAAGCAGAGCAGGTAGGCCCATTGCCCTAGCGACTCAGTCTCTGCACAGACAGCGTAAACACATGCTGCTTTTGTTTTTCTGTCAGACAAGCATACGTCAACTTTGttaatttgcacaatgtctctcgttcacgttaacttgtaaatgtccaaactcaacaaaaatgtgtccctgtgcctaagaacgccaaggtaacctgtctataTGACTATTGCTCggttagcactcacatctgtaaccatgaaatgctttgaaaggctccccctcaggaggctgaaaatattctGCATGGGGccacagatcctcaaagttcRagagctgcaccattgagagcatcttgactgactgcatcaccgcttgYtatggcaactgtttggcagCCGGCCACAAGTCGCTACAGAGGCTAGTGCATACAGctcagtatatcactggggctgtGCTCCgtgccttccaggacctctataccagactgTCAGAGGaagggtgaaaaaaaaaaagtcaggCTCCAGCCATacgtcatactgttctctctgattTTGTTTTATATTGTTCAATCAAACTTCAAACAAAAATAATTTTCATAGATTTCTGAATTTCCAGCACTCATTTGAGGGCCACATAGGGCTGCACATATGGGCAAAACATCTTAGCCTTATTTTTAACAAAATATTGCACTTGCAATTTAGATCGCAACACTTGGGTGAGCTGTTGgagtcatggaaatagaatgactatttTAATTCTGTAGTTaaaatataatagtgggcacttagAATATAGTTTTTGACATGagtcttaccaagaagacagtgaatgttgctGAGTTACACTTTTGACTTCAATCTACTTAAATTGATGGCAAGACCTAAATGGTTgactaacaatgatcaacaaccaatttgacagcgcttgtcaaattggttgttattTTAAAATAATGATTGGCAAATgtggcacaatccaggtgtggaaagcgctTAAAGATTTAgtcaaaagactcacagctgtaattgctgccaaaggtgcttctacaaagtgttgactcaggggtgtgattacttatgtaaatgagatttctgtattttatgttcaatacatttgcaaaaaaattctaaaaacatgttttcacttggtcattatAGGGTTTTGTGTGTAGTTTGGTGAGGGGAATAAGAATGTCATTAATCAATTTTGAAAACGGGCTATAAAACACTGGAATAAGTTGAGGGGTATGAATACGTTCTTGTATGACtttgagctggattgcctgtctttgccaTTATCTTAGTTTGtgctcattagcatatttagctagcagtcTAGAAATTCGTGAGTAAAATGTGTTCAATAGGCTTTTTCCCCCTCAATTTTTAGCTCCCCTTGTGTACTAAGACGGTAATACCGTAATTCCCGGAATGAGGACYatatgaaaatctggatacacCCTAGTCACTAGAGCGGAAAGGGAAAATGTTGCTTAACGGTCCACAATATATCACATGTTCACCCAGGGTGAAAGCTGTATCAATGTGGGGTCTACACTTTATTTAACACTATCTgtattgtgtgtctctctcgaTAGTGACCTtttgtctcctctccatctccagcCCTGTCAGACTATCTATCAGGTGTTCCACGATGCTGTCAGCCGTTTGATCCAGTATGGAGTTCTGTATGTGGCAGAGGTGAGTTTTACATGACAAGGAATGCTGTCCGGCTGCAAAATTGCCAAaacacttttgaatgctggcggtctcTCACtcttagtggtagcatgagacggagtctacaacccacacaagtggctcaggtagtgcagttcatccaggatggcactcaatgcgagctgtggcaaaaggtttgctgtgtctgtaagcgtagtgtccagaggcatggaggcgctaccaggagacaggccagtactcaggagacgtggaggagccataggagggcaacaacccagcagcaggacgctgcctccgcctttgtgcaaggggtgcactgccagagccctgcaaaatgacctccagcaggccacaaatgtgcatatgtcagcatatggtcaGCATATGTCAGcaaccacttgtgtgggttgtagactccgtctcatgctaccactagagtgagagcaccgccagcattcaaaagtgaccaaacatcagccaggaagcataggaactgagaagttgtctgtggtcaccacctgcagaatcactccttttttgggggtgtcttgctaattgactataatttccaccttttgtctattccatttgcacaacagcatgtgaaatttattgtcaatcagtgttgcttcctaatggacagtttgatttcacagaagtgtgatgacttggagttacattgttgttgtttagtgGCCCTTTATTTTTTTGGCAGTGTATTTAACAGAATTTTCTAGCAAATGTTCTGAAccggtgtgtgtgcgcacgcacgtTTTGTGTTTGAATGTTGTGTTCCGTGTATTCATCCAGGGGACCAGGAGGAGCTGACCCCCAGCCCCACCGAGGAGCCATGGCGTAAGAAGTTCCCTGAGCCCCTGTCGTGGAGGAGTGATGAGGAGGACGAGGACAGCGACTTTGCAGAGGAGCAGAGGGACCGCTACCTCAAGGTAAGCCAGCCGCACTGACCTTGGAAAACGATCACCACagtcagttagcttgggtgtccaaaatggcacacattattgatggtggtggaaaacgttgTCTCAGGCACCGCTGCAGGATCTCACgtcttcaattgggttgagatctggtgactgagacacacacacacacacacacacacacacacatatgctccTTGAGAGACATATTTCAAAACCACTGAGATTCTTAGCCATGGTATCCAAATATGGGCAACTGGGCTTTTTTATAATGACCACTAAGCATGATGGGTTGCTATTGCTTATTACTCATACAAACCTGTGTGAAACACCtgatttcaatatactttatataCCTCATTTATTCAAGTGTTGCCACTTAACCTGGCACACCTTCAAATTAAGTGtaatcggctatttcagccacacccgttgctgacagatgtataatcaagcacacaaccatgcagtctccatagacatattgcagaatggccttactgaagagctcagtgactttcaacctaGCACCGTCAGAAAATGCCAACAAGtcgtttgtcaaatttctgccctgctagagcaccccggtcaactgttattgtgaagtggaatgtctaggagcaacaatggctcagccgcgagtGATTTTGCCAACACAGCTCACAGACGggacgagtgctgaagcacgtattGCATAAAATAATCTGACTTGTTTACAACACTCGCTACAGAGTTCCAAATTGCCTATGGAGCAACATcgaacaagaactgttcgtcgggagcttcatgaaatgggtttccatggctgagcagacgcacacaagcctaagatcaccatgcgcaatgccaagcgtcggctggagtggtgcaaagctcgccgccattggactctggagcagtagaaacgcatttctggtgtgatgaatcatgcttctctggcagtccgacagacgataTGTGTTCGGCGGATACCAggaaacactacctgccccaatgcatgtaccaactgtaaagtttggtggaggaggaataatggtctggggctgtttttcatggttcgggtgggcccttagttccagtgaagggaaatcttaatgctacagcatacaatgacattctagacgttcTGTGCttcaacagtttggagaaggcctttcctgtttcagcatgacaatggtgCACCCCGGAGCACAAagcggtccatacagaaatgaattgtcgagatcagtgtggaagaacttactGGCCTGCACGaagcactgacctcaactcaTCGAACACCTCTGGGATGATTAGGaaggccgactgcgagccaggcctaatgcccaacatcagtgcccaagcTCACTATGCTCTTGTGACTAAATGGagcaagtctctgcagcaattacatctagtggaaagccttcccagaacagaggctgttatagcagcaagagaccaactccatattaatgatagaaagaggaggaagggaagcgctactaaggtacactatagtatattttggtagatgAGAGGTGCTCTTGTGGAaaggtgtaaattggtcatcaaaaagaaggAGGACAAGGCACTCTTCTATAATTAAtttaaatgcctttattagtatggcatgttcaataggaaacaaGTTGTTTAAAAACGCGCCGTTTCGGCTgccatggccttcgtcagggagtacagaaaaggagaatacaatgtcctcttttgaaaggcttttccaattagccctaattagaagagggagtggttaccaaattggacacctagtaagcaataatatacacatgaaGGTGAATacgtagctatgttatcatgagcatacaactccaagctagaagcatcagaacaccCAGAGAGGCAGTTCCACCCTAaccatgactgggagaagtgtccagaacaagaaagcaatatattccacagtACTCCAGACACAGCAAACATGAACAACAGTCCAAACATAGCtagagggcaattgagcaaatgtccactagatgacagcaaatggaccatcacgaccctacaggaagggtgagaatccatatcttcatttaaaccaggtactTAGTCCATATTAAtgttttggaataagatgttcgatgagcaggtgtccacatacttatgtccATGTGCTGCATTTTTGATAGATATAGCAAATTTAATTAgattctgagttacagttcatatgaggaaattagTCTATGAAATAAAttctttacattttagtcatttagcagacacacttatccagagcggctaacagtagtgagtacatacaCAATACTTTTTTRGTACTGGTCTCCCGTGGGAATCGAGCCCAKAACCCTYCCGCTGCAAGCGCCACgcgctaccaactgagctacacaggatcACTAGGccttaatatatggatttcacatgactggaaatggatatgcatctgttggtcacagataccttaaWGAAAAATGGCcctcgggatctcgtcacggtatttttgCGTGTTCAAATTGatatagataaaatgcaattgtgtttgttgtccgtagcttatacctgcccataccataatcccactgccaccatggggcactctgttcacaacactgacataggcaaaccgctcgcccacatgacaccatacacgtggaCAATTGTGCATTAATKTGCTGCCGACAAAGAAAGTATCTTCGCAGTGgctaatattttatttatttattattgttatatttttaaatatatttttacattcaaatataaaaatgtatgatgACTTTTCAGGTAGCTGAATAAGAAGTGATAAACAAATCTGAAGTTCAGTTKAATCAAAGCTACCGGAGAGAAGATGtgcattttatctgtggccaatgaccttgaggctTCTTGGGTGGGYCAGTACTTATGtgactctatggcagcacccaagggggctaAAGCTGCCAGGACCTCCCAGTATGTGCTGCAGTTGCACACTGTCCTTCACTCACCCACCTGAAGCCCTTGCGCATGCTCCAATTACGCTCATCCTATCACACACAACTGGAGAAAATTGAGGGCTAGCCCCTCTGTAACAGCACCAAAAgaggctgaaatagctgaatacgggagctgccttactcaaagaAAAAGTACCAAAACGTCAGTACAACTGGGAAGCGGCCGTGTATGATTTATTAACTCAAgcaattaaaaatacaaaaacatgtttGCTAACTGATATAATATGTTGTGGCCTGAATGTATGCCAGAATTACATGCAAAACCGATGTATCTGCTGAATGGTGGTGCGGCTGAGACCCACTTGCCCTGAAGGACGTGTCGCCACTGAGCTGTCGGCTTTCACTCACTCtatttttcaaatgtgtttttagTTCCCACTTCTTCAGGTGGTAAATAGCCTAGGCCAATGTGCACAAAAAAAGATGCAGGCAAATMAATCTCTAAAGATCCAAAAAGAAATCGGATCCTTCTGGATCCTATTTTGACATGTTARACATCAATCATGCTTTCCCTGATCATGTTAGCTCAAATAGCTAACTTCTTTTTTGTCTTACTACTAAATGGCACTGGAAGAAGTTAGTCTACAGCCCTGGCGATAATAGGAAGTAACTGCTGTATCGTTATCAAGCAAAATATGTCAATTTATTGTGCTATTACTTTATATCCATATCGAATAGGATGCAGCCCTTTTGTTCTGCAATTATACCCTGACTCATACACCCTTACATTACAAACTCATACTACATACACCCTTACACACACTGATATTGCCTACACCTTTATGTACCAGGTCCAGTGTTTGTGCTGCTGTTTTTTCCACAGCAATCCTGAGCTGTGTCAAACTTTAAAAAAGACATCTCTGACCATTTGCTGTGTGTGTCCACAGGTGAGCCTGTCCCCCGAGCACCAGGAGTTCTTTGTCTTCCTGCAGCGTCTCCTCAGCCCCGTACTGGAGGCCTACAGCGGGGCGGCCATCTTTGTCCACAGCCTGAGRCAGCCCATGGCCGAATCAGAGTACACGCAGCAGCTCTTCCGATACCTGCTCACACGCACCGAGAAGGGAGTGGCCGCCTACGGTACGAACCGTTGTTAGACATTTTATTTTCTGTACTGCGGCTTTTACCAGATAAAGACCTCGGAGCTCTGAAAATCGTACACTGTAACGCTGCCTAATATCACCTTTGTTATTCTAATCTGGGGCCATAAGTATgaagcttctcagagtaggagtgctgatctagggtcagctCCCAARGTCCATGTACTCTAATTCATTGtcatctaaaaggctaaactgatcccaaATCGGCACTATTCTGAGACTACTACATACAGCCCCAGAGGTTGATCATCTTCGTCAGGACAAACAACCCGACGTAAGATCCTCTCTCGTCTTTCTACCCTTTgtcttctgttctcttctcttagGTGAAAGTGCGACACACTACCTCGTGAAGAACACCGTGAGAACGTTTAAGGAACTTGGGGTGAGAGACCGCTAAGTTCTAGCATGTagcatccatcctccctctctgttttggtAGTTCTGAAGACTGTCTTGTTAGTCAACTTCTGAAAAGATCTATGCACAACTCAGTGGTGGCTCACTGCAGAACAAACTCTGCTGATATTCTAATCTAAATTCCAAAAAGCTtttcaaattatatatattttttaatgtccATCTCTGGTGTTCTCTAATTTAAATGGCTGCAGGTCCTGAAGGAGAGGCGGGAGAACCGTGTGTCATTGGTGGAGCTGAGCAGCACCTTCCTACCTCAGGCGAATCGGAACAAGCTCCTGCATTACATCCTGGGCTTCACCCTCCTGTGACCTACAACCTTCCCACCGAGCTCCACCCACCCTGTCTCCCCTCCACAAGGGCTTTTACTGGCTAGTTCTAACCAATCAGAGGTGCTACTCTATGGAAAGCTTTACCAGGAAGTGCCTTTCGTGAAACCACTATTAGCCAGAAGAGACTTGAAGTCAGTCTTCCTCCTRCAGTTGAGACCCTTCCACCTGTAGAACTGTGCAGCTagattgaaaggaaaaaaaacaaaacaaaactgtcCCTCATCTGACTCTATAATCGTCCTTCAGTGAAAGTCAGTTTTTAATTGGATTGGTCTTTTAACTATAGGAATACGGATTCTTTAACTGTAGGAATACTTATTCATCTTCGTTGGACTAATCATATTGTTTTTCTCTCAGTCCAGTAAATGAATGTCATCTttacaaacacaaaaaacaatgcctttggtgtaaaaaaaataataaagaggtTGAGGGCATTTTTTTGCACCAGAATGCATGTAGAAAATTTGCTKATTGCTAGGCCCCTATCCATACGTTAGAAACTGAAACCACATATTAGAAATGAACATAATGAAgactatatataaaaataaaaaaaaaagcatgcAAGTCGAAGATCTCACTATATACAAGTGTTACTCATCTCAAGTTTAGTCCATGGGCATATCTACAGTGAGCAGGCAGCCCATGGTTCTGT
It encodes:
- the gpam gene encoding glycerol-3-phosphate acyltransferase 1, mitochondrial, whose amino-acid sequence is MEVAVTIGPDSLLQVNGADQGGSRWKQPNDDSDRSSSPSVLRCVTSTWKEGLLNRKRPFVGRCCHSCTPQSQARLFNSSIPSLGLRNVIYINETHTRHRGWLARRLSYVLFVLERDVQKDMFARNVVDNVLNNSRVESAIVEVATELDPAATEAGVEHKAVSKVRRKARGFLQEMVANISPAFIRLTGWALLKLFNGFFWSIQIHKGQLEMVKKAATEYNAPLVFLPVHKSHIDYLLITFILFCHNIKAPHIAAGNNLNIPIFSTLIRKLGGFFIRRKLDETPDGKKDVLYRSLLYVYTEELLRQQQFLEVFLEGTRSRSGKPSPARAGMLSIVVDALCNGVIPEVMVVPVGISYDRILEGNYNSEQLGKPKKNESLWGVACGVLRMLRKNYGCVRVDFTQPFSLKEYLDTQRSRHIPPTLSLEQTLVPTIIDAQPDQAQFEGEQEEQPNSRDLSDEPWRRQVIANLAKHVLFTANKSSAVMSTHIVACLLLYRHRQGVALSKLVEDFFNMKEEILSRDFDLGFSGNSEDVVMHALHLLDNCVNVTSTNRNTEFTIAPSKTVPALFELNFYSNGLFHVFISDAIIACSALALLREQAASEVEGEQGGPSILLSQERLIRKAAGLSHFLTNEVAVAPPCQTIYQVFHDAVSRLIQYGVLYVAEVRDQEELTPSPTEEPWRKKFPEPLSWRSDEEDEDSDFAEEQRDRYLKVSLSPEHQEFFVFLQRLLSPVLEAYSGAAIFVHSLRQPMAESEYTQQLFRYLLTRTEKGVAAYGESATHYLVKNTVRTFKELGVLKERRENRVSLVELSSTFLPQANRNKLLHYILGFTLL